The Callospermophilus lateralis isolate mCalLat2 chromosome 4, mCalLat2.hap1, whole genome shotgun sequence genomic interval ATACAAAATACACTAAACACTGCATCAATACAATAAATATTCAGTAAATACCTACtatacataaattttttttttctggtactgggaattgaagccaGAACTCTAACACCCAGCTACATCCAcgactcttttcatttttttgagaCGGAGTCTCGCTAAATATCtatggctggcttcaaacttgcaatcttcctgcttcagcctcttgagtcactgggattacagatgtgcaccactgcacccagtcaTAACATTTAAAATGCATCACATGATGTTATAGTACAGTAGATAAACAAGCATGTCCAAACAGTTGTAACCAGGGAAGATGAGCAATGCAGTACAAGTAAGAGCATTTGAGAAAGCCTAATGCAGTCTCCAGCCTCTTAAGGTCATAGCACCATGTTCGAAGTTTTCTCTAGGTATACTTTTGGGTAGTTTTAAAATTACCTCTAAACAATGACTtataatgttcaggacacaaaagagaatcttcaaaCTCTCTAGGATGTGGCAAAATTTTAAAAGCAGTTCATGTACCACCgaaaaacaaaatacagcacgTTGGTATTACAGTGGGTAGGTTGGATGGATCTTGATGGCACAAGTGACAAGCGATAAGTTAGGCATTACTTCTTATACAAGGTTTGGTATCCAGAAAAACAATTAGCAAGGAAATTGcttatggaaattttaaaaagagagaaaaatctgaATTCAACATTTTTGGAAGCATTCTGCCTTGGATTTTCAACTTTTCTAGATTCCCTTGAACATTGAGAATAATAAGCAATGATATATGTGAGGTTATACAATGGAATACTGAAATCTGTTAAAACTACAAGCAGGAAATGGAAAGCACTGTatttaaaagaaaagcaaatgGATCTAGGCTGTATTCTTATCCAATACctgattttattttctcagtAGTCCTTAATAACCCTTGCTTGGGAGATACAGCAGAGAAGCAACATCCTGAGGCTAATGAGGGTACCATGGAAATGAGTAAATCCTAAATTTAGAAAAGGAGTCTTCCAGACCAGCACTAGTCCATGCCAAAGATCAGTTTACCACATTCTGGGGTCCCAAATTTGCTCTCAGGTGGTATTTTTGTGAAACTAAGCATCAAGAGAAATAGCAGATTAATAAATTTATAAAGAAAGGGATAAATATAACTTCATCTTATTAGGTAACTTAGCTTCCCTCTTTATTTATTAGATAGGAATTATTCTTCAAATCCCCTATCCCAATAAACATTAACCCACAAATATacatgacattgtgcatccataaAAGGATGTTTTGCTACCTaatcaaaaacagaaaaagagaccCAAACGACAATCCATATTTCAGGTTTACATATTGCTGGGTATATGGACTAAACTGgaaattattctttatttcttaggtTGACTTTTTGCCTATGATAATATTGCCTAGATTTAGGTATTGGAATTATTTACCTGAAGCATTACTTAAATTACTTGCACGCTGGTGACTCTGGCATGATCTTCTCTCAAACCTGGCTGCTACTGACACCTGTCAAATCTGTGAGAATGTAAATGAcccttttctcattgatttttgATGTTTAGAATTAGTCATGTTGTTGAGTTACTCTGTAACCACCAAACTATACACATATCTCTatacatgtacacatatatacatatgcaaacacacagacatacaatctAACTATTTATATAGGTTATTGTAAAGTCTTACAttacttttaattgaattttcaaATGTTCATGTCAATATAGTACTGTTACTTATTGCATATTCACAACCAATAATTTGTATTATCCTAAAGATAGAAGGCCTGAACTGAAAAACACTATAAACACCATGAGATGTTTTCATTATACTAGAGCAAAGCAGAGGTGACTATTCCATTCAAAGAACACTATATAAAATATCTTGATTTAAATCAAACCAAAGTCAATTTCCATGTTTCTTCTTTAATTAAACAGCGTATTCTCATTAATTTTTCCTTCCACATCCTCTTCATCATGCACACATGCTCTAACATCTTTCACATgccatcaaaaccaaaacacagcACTATTATTATATCCAGAATCATTTTCATATAAACCAGACAGGACATGCAGTTTTCAAACTAATCACTTCATAGAATATTTTctatgaaggaaagaaaaatagtaaaatacTATTTGTCCTCATTCACATAACATACTATTACCTGGTGGTTAAGAGATATGTAACTTATTAAAAATGCAGCAGATTTTTCATAAATGTTCTGAGTATTCAGATTTAATATTGCCTTGAGGAAGAGTCAGTAATTtatttgaagcattcttttcaggAAATGTTTAATGCCGTGGGATAGAACAGTTGAGGATGTctcgtttctttttttaaatacacttGAATTTTAAATGCCTATCGAGATCAGGCAGACAAAATTCAGTTAATGGAGAAACCATAAAGCAAGTGGAAGCAGATTTAgaatgaaaattttttcttccataGGACTCTTTTCATGGCATCTTTGACATCCTTATTTCTTAGAGAGTAGATTAAGGGATTCAGCATAGGTGTGAACAAAATGTAACAGACTGAAGCCACTTTACGAAGCTCAGGGTTATTTGGAGGTGTGAGATACACAAAGGAGACAGTCCCATAAAGCAAACTGACTACCCCCAGATGGGAGGtacaggtggagaaggctttcttTCTCCCTTCACTTGAGGGAATCTTCAAGACTGTGGACGCGATGTACATGTAAGATATTACAATAACAACTATCGTGGGTAAGATAATGAGGACAGCCAGACTAAATGACACCATCTTGTTGATAAATGTATTAGAACAGGAGATCTTTTCAATGGGGTTTGAATCACAGTAGAAATGATCAATCACTCGCGAGGCACAGAAAGACATGGAGAAGGTTACGCTGATTTGAAGGATGGAACTGACCCAGCCACAGAGATAGGAACCAGCCACCAACTGGATGCAGACACTTCTTGACATGCGGACACTGTAAAGAAGAGGGTTACAGATGGCAATGaagcggtcataggccatggcTGCCAGGACAAAGGCCTCTGTGACCATGAAAAGTGCATAAAGGAACAGCTGAGCCACACAACCTGCAAAGGATATGGTCTTTTTCTGAGACAGGATGTTGGCCATGGCTTTGGGTACAATAACAGTGGAGTAGGAGAGGTCAATGACGGAGAGGTTGCCTAGGAAGAAATACATTGGTGTGTTCAGCCGGGGATCCGTCACAATGATGCCAATCATGCTAAGGTTCCCCAGGAGAACCATCCCATAAATAATCAGGAATAGTAGAAAGAGGAGATTGTGGAGCTCTGGACGGACCCTGATGCCTACAAGAATGAAGTCAGTCACTTCTGAATGGTTGTCTCCTCCCTTGTCACCCATGGCAAACTTCTGCTTCAAAGTATAAGAGAAAGTCAACACATCAACCTTCCACTGTTAACTCTACTATAACAGAACTTCACACTACAGAACACTTTACAGTTGACATATGCTTTCATACCCATTGTTTATACACACCAGTGAACTAAGGATGAGAGCTATTTTGTTGCCTAAGGTAACACAACTAGCTACCAATGGAATTAAAACTCAAGGTCAAGTATTCTATGTCCAAGACTAGAATGAAATGGTTGGATGCTTCATTATGTCTTTCTACCTTTTTATATGACATGGCTTATGACATGTAATTTGTAAATAATATTTTCCAACTATTGAAGTCTGAACATTCCTTAAAAAAGGCACTTTCTTAATTCCTAAGAAAGATACCTCCTTAAATTTTAATTTACCACttaatatttatgattttttgaTAACACTTTTCTTCACCatagtaataaaaaataaagaaagaaaaaaaaagtatcttaaaGTACCTTCCAAAGGAATATGAAATTTCTATCAAAAAGAGGTCTtggcactgctggtgggactgcaaattggtacagccaatttggaaagcagtatggagattccttggaaaactgggaatggaaccaccatttgacccagctattccttttctcgaactatacccaaaggacctaaaaacagcatattacagggacacaaccacatcaatgtttgtaacagcacaattcacaacagctaaactgtggaggcaacctagatgcccttctgaagatgaatgaatgaaaaaaagtggcatttatacataatggaatattactcagcaataaaaaataataagatcatggcattttcagggaaatggatagcattagagcagattatgctaagtgaagttagtcaatcccaaaaaaccaaatgccaaatgtcttctctgatataaggggggtgactcaaaatggggttgggagggagaccaagggaggaagattacctctagatagggaataggggtgggagggaaaaggagggagaaggggaatagcatggatggtgaaaggagactctcatcattatacaaaatataggtataaagatgtgaatttggtgtcaacataccttatatataatcagagatatgataaattattgtataatggtatattaagaattatattgtaaaataaataaataaaaagaggtcTTGGCAACTGTGAATAAATTAGCAGGAAGTTAATTATTTTACTTAAGTCTTTTAAAATGCAAACAATCTTCAGCTCTTAAAACtagtataaatttataaatttatttagatGCAAAAGCAAAATGTGAATGagtcatttatattttttaatccagtgaagtttattgatttaGTCTCTCTACATAAATCTGTCAAGAAATTCATCAGAAACTTCTGAATTTGAGGGAAAAAATATAAGCTTCAAAGTAAGGAACCAATCAAAACCATTGACTGCACAAAAGATTATATTAGAGTAGAGAGCAAATTTTATCGAGCTCTTAACTTCACAGTAAGAGCTcagtagttttaaaaataaatatgcattaATTTCCTAGAGGTGTCCAAATTCACCTATTTGGATTTGGGCAACAATTTGAGCAACCAAAACAATTCTGGTTACtttgaatatttctactttttattgaACATGAAGCTTCACACTTATTGTAAATTATCTGGCACTAAGGATAGTgctatcattttcttcttttgtaatgTGTAAACCATGTGTCATTAATCCTTTCAAGGAATAGTATAGATAACAATGCCAGGAAAAGCCTCCAAACTTTCTGGCCAAAATTGAAAGTCGTGGTAGGGGAGTAATCAAAATTAGAAGGTATGCCATTTCTCTTCTACTTTTCCTCCTTCAGTTGTAAAAGATTTAATTGTATTCTTGTTTTTTTCTATTGGCTACAAAAATTCCTCAAGACCCCAAGCCTTCATgagcatttttctcattttttatttgttaccaCTCCTAACAACTTTCTCAATAAAGGATATAAACATTAATTCCTATAAATTCAAATCAACATAAAAACAACTAAACTAAAATGATATTACTGTTCTCCATCTCCATCTTTACCCCTATGTTCCAGCACATAGTTGAAATCCATTAAAATGAGTTTATAataatttggttttttaaaagactttttaaaaaagatggacacaatttgttttgtttattttttatgtggtgctgaggattgaacccagtacctcacaagtacgaggcaagtgctctactgctgagctaaaaccccagctCCAATAATTTGGTTGTAATGAAGGAGATAAACTAGCTTTACAGGTTAAGATACATAAGAATGATTACATTTTATTCTGGAAGTTTGAAACTTTTTAGGCATAAAgctgaagaaataattttaagccTCAGCCATCATGTGTTGGCTTGGAATGGGAAAGAAAATTTCttttagaaaatagaaaagaTTTTAAGACATGCTAAAATCATTTCTCTTTGTTTTACGGTGTCACAAGATTATGATTAACTTGATTGTAATTATCATTTCTCTTTAGTAATTATCATTACTAAAACATCAAATTTTATATCATGAAAATATGCTATGTTTTGTCAacaatatctcaataaagctttgAAAGAGTCACAGTTTAATAGTTCTTGAttgatcttatttttaaaagcaaaggagaaagagaaggtagAGGAGAAGACAAAATCTTAAATTTTTATTCCCAATCAAATGCCACTTTATTGACCCGATGTCAACAAAAGAAACATAATTTTCAAGAATAATCCATTTTTATCTGTCTGACCATTCAATCATGTATTTTGCTAATATTGTAAAGCATGTGTTCTGTTCCAAGAATTACGTTTGGTACTGGATATGATGATTGACTGTAGTACTAACTTATGGCATGATATGATAAATGATGTGTAATGTTTATTATAACTGGTTTTAGTTCACTATTGAATGATCAATAATAAATAGATACCTTACtgctagctttttaaaaaatattaactgaaaatgacaaaatttttgacTAAGAGGCTCCCTTTGTAAAGGTAGGCTTCTGAAGCCAACCTTAAGTTTAAATGGTTTGAAATATATACTATATGTCATGATTTTTGATACAGAAAATATAATCAAAGTATCTTTGAAGAAACACTATTTATTCTAACCTACAGTAATAGAATCTAGCAAAGCAATATTGTTTATttctttcatgcaaaattatagaACAGAGACTATGAAAAGGTTTATTGCAATGAAGaaagaattatactgttgaatatgaaataattgaaatgaagaaaatggaaaatgtcTGTGGTTGTGAGGTTTTCTAAGCAGTGAAATGAGAAAGAATGAGATAATATCACTGTGACTATAATTTAAATATCAGTTATTGCATTCCCACTCTGATTTAGCCATAGTCTTccttcaagcaatgaaatttgaATTATCAAGGTTTCTTTTCGCTTTGATAATTTTTAACTTATGACATCACACATTTTGAAACTGGagaaaaattatattagaagCATCTAGACAATGTTTTTTGCTATCTTCAAATATGATTAAAGTAGataaatgttttataattattcttacctggattaatatttcttttctgtCCCGTGAACTTCTTCACACAAAAACTTAGAGTTCTaaatcctttttatttcattctaaaaagtatatttgaaaaattaaaaccatCAATGGCAATGCCCAAATTAAACATCTCATGATTTTTAATTCCCAATAAATAATAA includes:
- the LOC143398462 gene encoding olfactory receptor 9K2-like produces the protein MDFESQQDELTLSSYYNRFRTLSFCVKKFTGQKRNINPGNLSVIDLSYSTVIVPKAMANILSQKKTISFAGCVAQLFLYALFMVTEAFVLAAMAYDRFIAICNPLLYSVRMSRSVCIQLVAGSYLCGWVSSILQISVTFSMSFCASRVIDHFYCDSNPIEKISCSNTFINKMVSFSLAVLIILPTIVVIVISYMYIASTVLKIPSSEGRKKAFSTCTSHLGVVSLLYGTVSFVYLTPPNNPELRKVASVCYILFTPMLNPLIYSLRNKDVKDAMKRVLWKKKFSF